ATGTTGCTGAATCGCAGGTCAGCTTGGGTTGCAACCCGCAAGAAGGCGGTCCGCCTCAGGCTCAACCCCACTCCCCTTTCCTTCCGCGTCGTTTCCTACGCTGATCCTTCGACTCAGGCTCCTTCCCTCCATGGTCGTGACCCGCTTCGTCGGTACGACGAGCTCGTTCGACCCCGTCCGGACCGGTCCCGCCCCTAACGGGCCACCCGTTGTCCGGCTTTCGGCCGCCACCGGAACGGGTCTCCCGTGTTGCATCTCTTCTCCTCGCAAATATGCCATCGCTACTGCCCCGGCGGACCCATGGAGCTTTTGCCATTCCGCCTTGTTCTCGCTTGGGGGCGAGGGCTCCGGTCTCCACAGCGGTAGCCTTCCTCCTTGGACCATGGGGTCCGCATCCGCAAGCTTTGTTTCCGAGCTTGCTCGGCGTTCCCTCAGGTCACGGCCTGCCTGCTCGCCAGGCTGCCTTCAGCAACCCTTCTCGTCGAAAGCTTCGTCTCATTTTTACTTCTCTGTTTCGACTGTTACCGGGTGGAACAACTAATCCCGGGCAGGACTCTCGCCGACTGAAGAACAACGCCTTTTCAGGGCAGACGATCCGTGACAGACTTCGCGGCAAACGCGAGGGTTCACCTTAAGAACCGCGACCGTAAAGGAGCGACCTTCTTATGTCGTGGCAACCTTGTGGTTTGCCCCTCGTTTGCGCTCGAGGTTCCGAGAGAGCCACCTGGACTGCCGCAGACCCGGGCGGTCCCGGCGCATCGCCTCTTGCCCTTGCCTGAACTGTCTGCCGAGCGTTCGTGCTTGCCGGCCCGTTCACAAGTCGAGAAAGAGCCCGGTTGGCGGTTGACCATGGGCCGCTCACTGCGGCGGGCCGGGCTTGATGTCCTCCTTGGGCGGCAAAGGCGGTGCGGCTGTGTAGGGGCTTGGCCATACCAGACAGAGCGGTTTATCCGCCTGGGCCGCACCTGTGGCGGGAGCTGTCGCAGACACTGAGTAGAAAGCCTGTGAACGGTCACCTGCCTTGGAAAGATGCAGTCCGACCAAGGCCATCGGCGGCGACTGGATGCCTGCCGGCAGGGCGTAGAACAACGGCTTGTCAGCCGTTTCGCCCGCTCCAGAGGCCGTGTCACCGACGATGAGAGTCATTGCGCCATCTGCGGACTTATGCTGATAGACCGGCACGCTGCCCGCGAACTGCCGATCGGGCGCGAAAAACGCGATCTTCGGGAAGTCCCGGCCGGGCGTTACACTGTCCCACCGCCCCAGCATCTGCTTGCCGGGCTCGAACGAAAGCTCGTACACGGGGGCCGGCAAAGCCAGGCGATCATCGTTCAGGTCGAGCTTATACATGATCTGATTGTAGTCATACCACGGTGTGAGCATCGGCGTGCCTGAGACAAAAGCCGTGTACGTGCCCTCAAAATAGATGAACCGCCCGTTATCCTTGGCGAACAGCGGGTGCTGCTTGGGGTTGTAGAAGCTGTATTTGTCGTGGGTGATGATTTTGCGGCCGTAGACCCACGGCCCCAGCGGCGTGTCGGCCTCGAGATACCACAGTTCGCCGAGCATCGATGTGCCCATAATCTCGGAGGCGATCATCACCCATCGCCGGCGGTACTCGTTCCAGCAGACCGAGGACCCGTGCAGTTGGAAGCGTTTGCCCGTCTCGACGTCGGTCGTCTGGATCAGCGCCTCTTCCTGTTTGAGCAGCCCGTCCTTGATCATCCTGGCAAAGTCGGCCGGTGTGAGCCCGGGCGTGTTCCTCTTCCATGCATAACGTAACGCACCGTCAGGACGCCGGTCGAACGTGGGAGATTCCACGCTGCTGCCATGGACGAGTGGGGTATATGCTTCATAGTTCGCAGAATCTCTTAGCAGCCGGGCGTCGGCAGCGATGCGTACGAACGGGTAGCCGGGGTCATAGTAAACGAACCGTCTGCCATCGACCTCGCACCTGAACGGATGTCCCGCCGGCCTGACGGGCGCCTTAAGGTCGAATTCGACGACCTTTTCGAAGATCTCCTTCTGGTCATCAAAGAGCATGAGGCCGCGTTCCTGGGCCTCCATGGCGGTATTGACTCGGGCATACAATGCGTAGAGGCGTTCGCGCCCGGACTCATCGGGCAGGGTAACCAAGCCGTCCAGCCAGACGGGTCCGGGACCGGGGTGAGGAGCCATCTCCTTTACGAAGCCGTTGTCGCGAAGGAAGTAGTCGTAATCGATGCCGACGTCCGGATCGAGTCCGCCGGCCGAGGGCAGGGCCGAGGTGGCCCCGGTCATGTGAAAATTGCCCAGCGGGTAGGCCGGCCAGCTCGTGTCACCCCACATCCAGAAGAGCCTGCCGCGATAGACCGCCCCTTGTATGCTGTCACAGCCGAGGACCCGCCCATGCAACAGCGGTTCTCTGATCGGGGGTTTCAGCCCGAGCAGGACGGTGTCGCGGTAGATGCCGCCGCCAGTGAGGCGGTACAGCCGTTGGGCGACGTTGATCCGGTTGATCTTGAGGACGGTGCTGCCGCCGGGTTTGATGTCCAGGGCCGTCCCGGCCATGCCGAAACCGTCCTTGGGATACTCATAGCCGTGGCTCTTGACGGTGAAGAACACTCGCTGATCCATGAGTCCGGGCTCATAGAAAGCGACCAGGCCGTTGCTGTCCGTGTAGTAGCGGACATTGTGGGTGGTCGTCAGCTCCACCAGTGGGACGCCCCGGCCGGTCTGGGCGTCAACGACCTGGATCTTGAAGTAGTCCGCGGGCGACAGTACCGCCAACCGGCAGATCAGCAGCAACTGGCACAACAGCATTGGGTGGTGTCCTCCGAGGCAATGGGGACAACTACTTGCACTTGGCGAGAGTTGTACCCGCTTGGGGCAAGTGCGGCAAGGCGATTGGCGGTCGCCGGCGGTTCGTTGGTATACTGCAACCTCGGTTTTCGGCTGAGGAGGAGCACCTGACGCATGAATATCTTCATCTCCGCCGACATGGAAGGTATCTGCGGCGTATTCGGCCTGCATCAATGGGAATCAGGCGGATCCGGTTATGAGCGGGCATGCGAGTGGATGGCAGCAGAGGTGAACGCCGCTATTGAAGGAGCCGTGGCGGCCGGTGCCCGTCGGATTGTTGTCAAAGATGCCCATTGTGACGGGAACAACATTGATCTGGAAAAGCTTCATCCTGCGGCTGAGCTGATCAGCGGCTGGGGACCGCTCAACAGCATGGTCGAAGGCATCAGCCCCGAGTTTCACGCCCTGATTCTGATCGGCTATCACGCCCGGGCAGCCACGGCCGACGCCACGTTTGCACATACCTGGTCGCGGAACGTTCTGGAACTGCGGGTCAACGGAACGCCGGTGGGCGAAGCGGAGTGGGCGGCGGCGTTTGCCGGACATTTCGGCGTGCCGGTGGCGATGATCACGGGAGATGACAAGCTGGCCGACCAAGTGCGCGAGACCATCCCGGCAGGTTTC
Above is a window of Phycisphaerae bacterium DNA encoding:
- a CDS encoding M55 family metallopeptidase, with product MNIFISADMEGICGVFGLHQWESGGSGYERACEWMAAEVNAAIEGAVAAGARRIVVKDAHCDGNNIDLEKLHPAAELISGWGPLNSMVEGISPEFHALILIGYHARAATADATFAHTWSRNVLELRVNGTPVGEAEWAAAFAGHFGVPVAMITGDDKLADQVRETIPAGFEFVVTKTGWSFNAAQMRPIAMVRQEIRETTGRVLSQPRRLPVYRPSLPATITVRFRQWEGLHACEALPNVRRLSVDTFEYAAADFIEAHKYFSTLNRLAKP